A region of Streptomyces sp. NBC_01788 DNA encodes the following proteins:
- a CDS encoding PP2C family protein-serine/threonine phosphatase: MRLRRRISQGIHSWQASDALLAVPLALIAAIIVADVLTGPHVPLGPLLIVAPAITASFASPFLTALVGVIAVAALLGVGAVAHLLTTESVGAQIISLIVVSVVVTAFRYLRERHSRELEQVRRVSEAAQRVVLRPLPRRIGPLRVASVYLAAQEEALIGGDLYAAVRTSFGTRLIIGDVMGKGLTAMSDASLLLGAFREAAHRKAALPELMAYLERSVCWNLAEPTEPGQEEECFITAAIIDIPDALPQAQMVSCGHPPPLLLRGRQVVTLRASAPAPPLGLGELSTPEYRVDTFHLEPGDLLLLYTDGVVEARDPGGAFYPLATRALSWAQDSPMALVHHLRADLLNHVGGQLSDDAAVVVLQRTAGP; encoded by the coding sequence ATGCGTCTTCGGCGGCGGATCTCGCAGGGCATTCACTCGTGGCAGGCCAGCGATGCCCTGCTCGCGGTGCCGCTCGCTTTGATCGCCGCCATCATCGTCGCCGACGTTCTGACCGGGCCCCACGTGCCGCTGGGGCCACTGCTGATCGTGGCTCCCGCGATCACCGCCTCCTTCGCCAGCCCCTTCCTCACCGCCCTGGTCGGTGTCATCGCCGTGGCCGCCCTGCTCGGCGTCGGTGCGGTGGCCCACCTCCTGACCACCGAGAGCGTCGGCGCGCAGATCATCTCCCTGATCGTGGTCTCGGTGGTCGTGACGGCCTTCCGTTATCTGCGCGAGCGGCACTCCCGTGAACTGGAGCAGGTACGAAGAGTGTCGGAGGCCGCGCAGCGTGTGGTGCTCAGACCCTTGCCCCGGCGCATCGGGCCGCTCCGGGTGGCCTCGGTCTACCTGGCGGCTCAGGAGGAGGCACTGATCGGCGGCGACCTGTACGCGGCCGTCCGCACCTCCTTCGGCACGAGACTCATCATCGGCGATGTGATGGGCAAGGGCCTGACCGCGATGAGCGACGCCTCGCTGCTGCTGGGCGCGTTCCGGGAGGCCGCGCACCGGAAGGCGGCCCTGCCCGAGCTGATGGCCTACCTGGAGCGCAGCGTGTGCTGGAACCTGGCCGAGCCCACCGAGCCCGGCCAGGAGGAGGAGTGCTTCATCACGGCCGCGATCATCGACATCCCCGACGCACTGCCGCAGGCGCAGATGGTCTCCTGCGGGCACCCGCCGCCCTTGCTGCTGCGCGGCCGGCAGGTCGTCACCTTGCGCGCCAGCGCTCCCGCGCCGCCGCTGGGACTGGGTGAGCTGAGCACACCGGAGTACCGGGTGGACACCTTCCACCTGGAGCCCGGGGACCTCCTGCTGCTGTACACCGACGGTGTCGTCGAGGCCCGCGATCCGGGGGGCGCCTTCTATCCGCTCGCCACGCGGGCCCTCTCATGGGCGCAGGACAGTCCCATGGCTCTGGTCCACCACCTGCGCGCCGACCTGCTGAACCACGTCGGCGGGCAGCTGTCCGACGACGCCGCGGTGGTCGTCCTGCAACGTACCGCCGGCCCATAG
- a CDS encoding APC family permease: MTDTHGGRREESTGPPGPAAQLAELDEEQLRVLRRVGRAWGRVSASPETWRRALPVDPDLGAFPPAAQLRPARFGRLVPLSPLGASSPGEQVDTEEPPSGRLGRAEEWARRLVLGVPLRSSALVSERMRKLVALPVLSADALSSVAYGPEAMLAVLVLAGTAGLAYSFPVSGAIVFLMLAVGLSYRQTIRAYPHGGGSYIVAGDNLGQVAGLVAAAGLMTDYVLTVAVSIASGVAAITSAIPSLAPDTVPIGVGVIVVLLAGNLRGIRQAGALFAAPTYAFIIAMFALIVSGLVHAAGQDFRPRPTPAVTVTESAGLFLIMRAFSSGATAMTGIEAISNAVPAFKPVEWRQARTTLTWMVGLLIAMFAGIVVLTHLVGVVPSTRETVLSQLAHLGFGSGWMYVFVQAATAAVLLLAANTAYNDFPRVLSLLARDDYAPRVFMRLGDRLAYSNGIILLSVAATLVYVAFDGQTAALIPLYAVGVFLAFTLSQAGMVVHWWRLRDRHWRKSLLLNALGGLLSAVVFVTAGISKFTSGAWVAIVAVGLFLLVTLRIRHHYATVRARLRLRPHTVELPAHTAVGPGTEPAAPYTAPAPRRDAARPETNGENEELPGEIRHLTVVALATLDLAGMRALAYAASLRQPVLALHISLTPQEAERVRAYWTLWGDHLPLEIVVSPYRATVAPLVHYIEALHRQHPDLTLTVILPEIITRHRRHQLLHSRTAPRLRRALRSLPKIVITTVPFHV; encoded by the coding sequence GTGACGGATACACATGGTGGTCGACGCGAGGAGTCGACGGGGCCGCCCGGACCCGCCGCGCAACTGGCCGAACTGGACGAGGAACAGTTGCGCGTCCTGCGCCGGGTGGGCCGTGCCTGGGGCCGGGTGTCGGCGTCTCCCGAAACCTGGCGTCGCGCCCTGCCCGTCGACCCCGACCTGGGCGCGTTCCCCCCGGCGGCACAGCTCCGGCCGGCCCGGTTCGGGCGCCTGGTTCCCCTTTCGCCCTTGGGGGCGTCTTCGCCGGGCGAGCAGGTCGACACAGAGGAACCGCCCAGTGGTCGGCTGGGTCGTGCCGAGGAGTGGGCGCGGCGACTCGTCCTTGGGGTGCCGCTGAGGAGTTCCGCCCTGGTGTCCGAGCGGATGCGCAAGCTCGTGGCTCTGCCCGTGCTGTCGGCCGACGCGCTCTCCTCGGTCGCCTACGGTCCCGAGGCCATGCTCGCGGTCCTCGTGCTCGCGGGAACGGCCGGACTGGCGTACTCGTTCCCGGTCTCCGGCGCGATCGTGTTCCTCATGCTGGCGGTCGGGCTGTCGTACCGTCAGACCATCCGCGCCTACCCGCACGGCGGCGGCTCGTACATCGTGGCCGGCGACAACCTCGGACAGGTGGCCGGTCTGGTGGCTGCGGCGGGACTGATGACCGACTACGTCCTCACCGTCGCGGTGTCGATCGCCTCGGGCGTGGCGGCCATCACCTCGGCGATCCCGTCACTGGCCCCCGACACCGTGCCCATCGGCGTCGGGGTGATCGTGGTTCTCCTCGCCGGAAACCTGCGCGGCATCCGGCAGGCGGGCGCCCTCTTCGCCGCCCCCACCTACGCCTTCATCATCGCCATGTTCGCCCTCATCGTCTCGGGACTCGTCCACGCGGCAGGGCAGGACTTCCGGCCGCGCCCCACCCCGGCGGTCACGGTCACCGAGAGCGCGGGACTCTTCCTGATCATGCGGGCTTTCTCGTCCGGCGCCACGGCGATGACCGGTATCGAGGCCATCTCCAACGCGGTACCGGCGTTCAAGCCCGTGGAGTGGCGCCAGGCCCGTACGACGCTCACCTGGATGGTGGGACTGCTCATCGCCATGTTCGCCGGCATCGTCGTCCTGACCCATCTCGTCGGCGTGGTGCCCAGTACCCGGGAGACGGTGCTCTCCCAACTGGCCCACCTCGGCTTCGGCTCCGGGTGGATGTACGTCTTCGTCCAGGCCGCCACCGCGGCCGTCCTCCTCCTCGCCGCGAACACGGCGTACAACGACTTCCCCCGCGTCCTGTCCCTCCTGGCGCGCGACGACTACGCGCCCCGGGTCTTCATGCGGCTGGGCGACCGGCTGGCCTACAGCAACGGAATCATCCTGCTCTCGGTGGCCGCCACCCTGGTCTACGTGGCGTTCGACGGGCAGACGGCGGCCCTGATCCCGTTGTACGCGGTCGGTGTCTTCCTCGCCTTCACGCTCTCCCAGGCAGGCATGGTCGTGCACTGGTGGCGGCTGCGCGACCGGCACTGGCGCAAGAGCCTGCTCCTGAACGCCCTGGGCGGCCTCCTGTCGGCCGTCGTCTTCGTCACCGCGGGCATCAGCAAGTTCACGTCGGGTGCGTGGGTGGCGATCGTCGCCGTCGGACTGTTCCTGCTCGTGACGTTGCGGATCCGGCACCACTACGCCACCGTCCGCGCACGCCTGCGCCTGCGCCCGCACACCGTCGAACTGCCCGCGCACACCGCCGTGGGGCCGGGTACGGAGCCCGCCGCGCCGTACACGGCCCCCGCCCCGCGACGGGACGCGGCGCGGCCGGAGACGAACGGCGAGAACGAGGAACTGCCCGGGGAGATCCGCCACCTCACCGTCGTCGCCCTCGCGACGCTCGACCTCGCGGGCATGCGGGCCCTCGCCTACGCGGCCTCCCTCCGCCAGCCCGTGCTCGCCCTCCACATCAGCCTCACCCCTCAGGAGGCCGAACGGGTACGCGCCTACTGGACGTTGTGGGGCGACCATCTCCCGCTGGAGATCGTGGTCTCCCCCTACCGGGCGACCGTGGCGCCTCTCGTCCACTACATCGAGGCCCTGCACCGGCAGCACCCCGACCTCACCCTCACGGTGATCCTCCCGGAGATCATCACCCGGCACCGGCGCCACCAACTCCTCCACAGCCGCACCGCCCCACGCCTGCGCCGCGCCCTGCGGTCCCTCCCCAAAATCGTCATCACCACCGTGCCCTTCCACGTATAG
- a CDS encoding flotillin family protein encodes MLFWHVPAPDQAMLISGSKRRAEDTQFRIVTGHGSFVFPVKQKARLLSLALREAEITEDCVTQQGIRLRARAVAVFKVGDDPASIANAARRFLAEQNAMEELVGRIFAGHLRSIIGGLTVEQIIRERDRVAQEVKEASHTEMEKLGIVVDALQIQEIEDVSGYIDNLAAPHAAAVASQARIAQAKADQEAAEREQQAAALKAEYERDTAIKRAGFLAETEQSNARAAQAGPLAQARATQEVTEEQTALARRQAALAAQRLEAEVRRPADAEAYRQRTLAEAHRDQAKFEADGAAYTERTIAQAQADANNARAASLRDGNQELIAANRVVENLPALADAAARGLAGATLTVLNGATGVSEVASGIVGQGMAILDALKRSTTIPPGVNGDRPRPAEKA; translated from the coding sequence ATGCTGTTCTGGCACGTTCCCGCCCCCGACCAGGCAATGCTCATTTCCGGGTCGAAACGCCGGGCGGAGGACACGCAATTCCGGATCGTCACCGGTCACGGAAGCTTCGTCTTCCCCGTCAAACAGAAGGCCCGCTTGCTGTCCCTCGCGCTGCGCGAGGCCGAGATCACCGAGGACTGCGTGACGCAGCAGGGCATTCGCCTCAGGGCCCGAGCCGTCGCGGTGTTCAAAGTGGGTGACGACCCTGCTTCCATAGCCAACGCGGCCCGCCGTTTCCTGGCGGAACAGAACGCCATGGAGGAACTCGTGGGCCGGATCTTCGCCGGACACCTGCGCTCCATCATCGGCGGGCTGACGGTCGAACAGATCATCCGCGAACGTGATCGCGTCGCGCAGGAGGTCAAGGAAGCGAGCCACACAGAGATGGAGAAGCTGGGCATCGTCGTCGACGCCTTGCAGATACAGGAGATCGAGGACGTCTCCGGGTACATCGACAACCTGGCCGCCCCGCACGCCGCCGCCGTCGCCAGCCAGGCACGCATCGCGCAGGCCAAGGCCGACCAGGAAGCCGCCGAACGCGAACAGCAGGCCGCGGCGCTGAAAGCCGAGTACGAACGGGACACCGCCATCAAGCGTGCGGGGTTCCTCGCCGAGACCGAGCAGTCCAACGCCCGCGCCGCGCAAGCCGGTCCGCTCGCCCAGGCGAGGGCCACCCAGGAGGTCACAGAGGAGCAGACCGCCCTGGCCAGGCGCCAGGCAGCGCTGGCTGCGCAGCGGCTGGAAGCGGAGGTGCGGCGCCCCGCCGACGCTGAGGCCTACCGCCAGCGCACCCTCGCCGAAGCCCACCGTGATCAGGCCAAGTTCGAAGCGGACGGCGCCGCCTACACCGAGCGGACCATCGCGCAGGCACAGGCCGACGCCAACAACGCCCGTGCCGCCTCTCTCAGGGACGGCAACCAGGAACTGATCGCGGCCAACCGTGTCGTGGAAAACCTGCCCGCCCTCGCAGACGCCGCGGCCCGCGGTCTCGCGGGCGCCACCCTCACCGTCCTCAATGGCGCGACAGGGGTCAGCGAGGTGGCATCGGGGATCGTCGGCCAGGGCATGGCGATCCTCGACGCGCTCAAGAGGTCGACGACGATTCCACCTGGCGTGAACGGCGACCGGCCTCGGCCCGCCGAGAAGGCATGA
- a CDS encoding DUF6131 family protein, whose product MIILGVILLVVGFVTGISILWTIGIILAVVGAILWVLGAMGHAVAGRRHYW is encoded by the coding sequence ATGATCATCCTGGGCGTCATTCTGCTCGTCGTCGGCTTCGTCACCGGGATATCCATCCTGTGGACCATCGGGATCATCCTGGCGGTCGTCGGAGCCATCCTGTGGGTCCTCGGCGCGATGGGACACGCCGTCGCAGGGCGACGCCACTACTGGTGA
- a CDS encoding alkaline shock response membrane anchor protein AmaP → MTPRPVLNRSLLALAGLVLLGGGLLILFAGFDVYRRHDLAPPAGWPLTTPDDVLLGSADRARWSSQGWWWWPAVIAALALVALVALWWLLAQLRRRRPGGLSVGGTPPQEGVELRDRALSDAIAAEAGALPGVEHAAVRITGRPAHPRTRVRLTLTPHRAPGAALAALCEGPLRTARRSTGFPDMPTEVRLQVARHKPHRAE, encoded by the coding sequence ATGACGCCGCGACCCGTACTCAACCGCAGCCTGCTGGCCCTCGCCGGACTGGTCCTGCTCGGCGGCGGCCTGCTGATCCTCTTCGCCGGGTTCGACGTCTACCGGCGACACGATCTGGCCCCGCCCGCCGGCTGGCCCCTGACCACCCCGGACGACGTCCTGCTCGGCTCCGCCGACCGGGCTCGCTGGAGCAGCCAGGGCTGGTGGTGGTGGCCCGCCGTCATCGCCGCCCTCGCCCTCGTCGCCCTGGTCGCCCTGTGGTGGCTGCTCGCCCAACTGCGCCGGCGCCGCCCCGGAGGACTGTCCGTCGGCGGCACACCTCCGCAGGAAGGCGTCGAACTGCGCGACCGAGCACTCAGCGACGCGATCGCCGCCGAAGCCGGTGCCCTGCCGGGAGTCGAGCACGCGGCCGTACGCATCACCGGGCGGCCCGCCCACCCCCGCACCCGTGTCAGGCTCACCCTCACCCCTCACAGGGCACCGGGCGCCGCCCTCGCTGCCCTCTGCGAAGGCCCGCTCCGGACCGCCCGCCGGTCCACTGGCTTCCCTGACATGCCCACCGAGGTCCGCCTACAGGTCGCCCGCCACAAACCACACCGCGCGGAGTGA
- a CDS encoding DUF6286 domain-containing protein translates to MTPDPDPPARDSAPPPRRAAVPLAKEPEQPREPAEPGPPDHHAPPPNPTAGEGDRGHRTHRPWSARRLPATLVASVILVAAVAALVDVVAVRAGRPAAAWRRHLTDALATRPVDDVWMLTGAAVAAAVGVWLIVLALTPGLRHWLPLRSPSPRLRASLDRNGSADLLRDAAMRVPGVGKARIRVRRHRVKTRADVRFRDPQQVKDDLTAVLDEERDRLALARPPRIVVRVRQRTN, encoded by the coding sequence ATGACACCCGACCCGGACCCTCCCGCCCGCGACTCCGCGCCACCTCCGCGCCGTGCAGCGGTGCCGCTGGCAAAGGAGCCCGAGCAGCCGAGGGAGCCCGCAGAGCCCGGTCCGCCCGACCACCACGCGCCCCCGCCGAACCCGACGGCCGGCGAAGGCGACAGAGGGCACCGGACCCACCGCCCGTGGTCCGCGCGCCGCCTTCCGGCCACGCTCGTAGCCTCGGTGATCCTCGTGGCGGCGGTCGCCGCGCTGGTCGACGTCGTCGCCGTGCGGGCGGGACGCCCCGCGGCAGCCTGGCGACGGCACCTGACCGACGCACTGGCCACCCGCCCCGTGGACGACGTGTGGATGCTCACGGGAGCCGCCGTGGCCGCCGCCGTCGGCGTCTGGCTGATCGTCCTGGCCCTCACCCCCGGCCTACGTCACTGGCTGCCCCTGCGCTCCCCCTCGCCCCGGCTGCGCGCCTCCCTGGACCGCAATGGCAGCGCCGATCTACTGCGCGACGCCGCCATGCGGGTACCCGGGGTCGGCAAAGCCCGCATCCGGGTGCGCCGCCACCGCGTCAAAACGCGCGCGGACGTCCGCTTCCGCGACCCTCAACAGGTGAAGGACGACCTCACCGCCGTCCTCGACGAGGAGCGCGACCGGCTCGCCCTCGCCCGCCCTCCCCGCATCGTCGTACGGGTGCGGCAGCGCACCAACTGA
- a CDS encoding Asp23/Gls24 family envelope stress response protein: protein MRTRPSSPPPGEGSGPSARAAGLPPPAERGATVIPDRVVARIATQAARTAQSRRAALPPDPSGPAAPSASATVRSGSVRLHLTMELPYPTDIPHVCERIQQDVAERVAQLTGLLVGEVTLTVRRLVTASGANRGRVL from the coding sequence GTGAGGACCCGGCCCAGCTCCCCGCCTCCCGGCGAAGGGTCCGGCCCGTCGGCGCGGGCCGCCGGCCTGCCGCCACCGGCCGAGCGGGGCGCCACCGTCATCCCGGACAGGGTGGTCGCCCGTATCGCCACCCAGGCCGCACGCACGGCCCAGTCCCGGCGGGCCGCCCTCCCGCCCGACCCGAGCGGACCGGCGGCACCCAGCGCCTCGGCCACCGTCCGGAGCGGATCGGTCCGCCTGCACCTGACTATGGAGCTGCCCTACCCCACCGACATCCCCCATGTCTGCGAGCGGATCCAGCAGGACGTCGCCGAACGGGTGGCTCAGCTGACCGGCTTGCTGGTGGGAGAGGTCACCCTCACCGTCCGACGGCTGGTGACCGCCTCCGGCGCGAACCGGGGGCGGGTCCTGTGA
- a CDS encoding Asp23/Gls24 family envelope stress response protein, with amino-acid sequence MTDNITSVGGGSRPDAGVSALKGRTGAGAPAETRGRTTIADGVVAKIAGMAAREVPGIHNLGAGMARAFGAVRERVPGGGGSVAQGVKVEVGERQAAVDLDVVVEYGVSIVDVAGDVRSNVISAVERMTGLEVVEVNIAVDDVHLPDEEEGSEPDEGRVR; translated from the coding sequence ATGACGGACAACATCACCAGCGTCGGCGGGGGCAGCCGACCCGATGCGGGCGTGAGCGCGCTGAAGGGCCGTACCGGAGCCGGAGCTCCGGCCGAGACCCGGGGGAGGACCACCATCGCGGACGGCGTGGTGGCCAAGATCGCCGGCATGGCCGCCCGCGAGGTACCGGGCATCCACAACCTCGGGGCGGGCATGGCCCGTGCCTTCGGCGCTGTGCGGGAGCGTGTGCCCGGCGGAGGCGGCAGCGTCGCACAAGGGGTGAAGGTCGAGGTCGGCGAGCGGCAGGCCGCCGTGGACCTGGACGTCGTCGTCGAGTACGGCGTCTCCATCGTCGACGTCGCCGGCGATGTGCGCTCCAACGTGATCAGCGCGGTGGAGCGGATGACGGGACTGGAGGTCGTCGAGGTGAACATCGCCGTCGACGACGTCCACCTTCCCGACGAGGAGGAAGGGTCCGAACCGGACGAGGGCCGCGTGAGGTGA
- a CDS encoding RNA polymerase sigma factor yields the protein MIERTGSSLLGGDLPDGLLAVWAAEGDEDAFAVLVRRHSRPLLGLAHCMLGDAQDAEEAVQDAFVSAWRRLPEYRHDAEFPTWMYRITVNRCLNLRRHRPPPLRLDAVAEPATGDAWGQPARAAEEDAETAALTCALGELDTGQRVCWILRELQGLPYKEIAVVTQTSEQTVRGRLFRARRSLKEAMAPWR from the coding sequence ATGATCGAACGGACCGGCTCTTCACTTCTGGGAGGCGACCTGCCGGATGGGCTGCTGGCTGTGTGGGCTGCCGAGGGGGACGAGGACGCCTTCGCTGTTCTCGTGAGGCGGCACAGCCGTCCTCTCCTCGGCCTGGCCCACTGCATGCTCGGTGACGCCCAGGACGCCGAGGAGGCCGTTCAGGACGCCTTCGTCAGCGCTTGGCGGCGACTGCCGGAATACCGCCACGATGCGGAGTTCCCCACCTGGATGTACCGCATCACCGTCAACCGCTGCCTGAACTTGCGACGCCACCGACCGCCACCCCTTCGACTGGACGCCGTTGCCGAACCCGCCACGGGCGACGCGTGGGGCCAGCCCGCCCGAGCCGCAGAGGAGGACGCGGAGACGGCCGCCCTGACGTGCGCGCTCGGCGAGCTGGACACCGGACAGCGTGTCTGCTGGATCCTGCGGGAACTGCAGGGCCTGCCCTACAAGGAGATCGCCGTCGTGACACAGACCAGTGAGCAAACGGTGCGCGGCAGACTGTTCAGGGCACGCCGGTCCCTGAAGGAGGCGATGGCCCCATGGCGCTAG